One window from the genome of Gopherus evgoodei ecotype Sinaloan lineage chromosome 2, rGopEvg1_v1.p, whole genome shotgun sequence encodes:
- the LOC115646931 gene encoding carbonic anhydrase 2-like — MSHHWGYASHNGPAHWHENFPIANGKRQSPIDINTESAQYDSSLKPLHFSYDPSTARNIVNNGHSFNVEFDDSADKSVLRGGALEGTYRLIQFHIHWGSCEGQGSEHTVDGVQYDAELHLVHWNTKYGRFGEAVKHPDGLTVVGVFLQVGSDRPGIQKIIDALDSIQTKGKQASFTNFDPKNLLPTSLDYWTYQGSLTTPPLLECVIWHVLREPIHVSSEQLCKLRGLCFSAENETPYHMMDNWRPCQPLKGREVRASFQ; from the exons ATGTCCCATCACTGGGGTTACGCCAGCCACAACG GACCTGCCCATTGGCATGAGAATTTCCCCATTGCCAACGGAAAGCGTCAGTCCCCTATTGATATTAATACCGAGTCCGCTCAGTACGACTCTTCTCTGAAGCCTCTGCATTTCAGTTATGACCCCTCCACTGCCAGAAACATCGTCAACAATGGGCATTCTTTCAATGTGGAGTTTGACGACTCTGCTGACAAATCAG TGCTGAGAGGCGGAGCGCTTGAGGGAACCTACAGACTGATTCAGTTTCATATTCACTGGGGCTCCTGTGAAGGCCAAGGTTCTGAGCACACTGTGGATGGAGTGCAATATGATGCCGAG CTTCACTTGGTTCACTGGAACACAAAATATGGTAGATTTGGTGAAGCTGTGAAGCATCCTGATGGCTTGACTGTGGTAGGCGTTTTTCTGCAG GTAGGAAGTGACAGGCCTGGGATACAGAAAATTATTGATGCTCTGGACTCCATTCAAACCAAG GGCAAGCAAGCTTCCTTCACAAACTTTGATCCCAAGAATCTGCTTCCCACATCCCTGGATTACTGGACTTACCAAGGTTCTCTGACCACTCCCCCTCTACTTGAATGCGTTATCTGGCATGTTCTGAGAGAACCCATCCATGTCAGTTCAGAACAG cTGTGCAAACTCCGTGGCCTTTGCTTCAGTGCTGAGAATGAGACCCCGTACCATATGATGGACAACTGGCGTCCATGCCAGCCTCTGAAGGGCAGAGAAGTTAGAGCTTCATTCCAATAA